In Shewanella sp. MR-4, the genomic stretch GCTTTCTTAGTCAGAGTGTTGAAGCGAGTTGCGATTTCGTTTTGACCCGCAGTCGCTACTTCGTGGTGGTGAGCTTCAACGACTTGACCCATTTCTTCGAGCACTAAACACATAGCGCTACGTAAGTCTTGTGATGAGTCAACTGGAGCTACTGGGAAGTAACCGCCTTTCACGAATGGACGGTGACCAGTGTTACCACCTTCGTAGCTAGTGCCAGAGTTCCATGCCGCTTCTTTAGCGTCGATTTTCACGAAACAACCAGACATGTCAGTACCGAAACGTACGTCGTCGAACAGGAAGAATTCTGGTTCTGGTCCAACTAATACAGTGTCAGCGATACCGGTAGAGCGTAAGTATTCTTCCGCTTTTTTCGCGATAGAACGTGGGTCGCGGTCATAACCAGTCATAGTGCCTGGCTCGAGAATGTCACAGCGGATCAGGGCAGTGGTTTCTTCGGTGAATGGGTCTAATACAAACGTGGTTGGGTCTGGCATCAGCACCATGTCTGATTCGTTAATGCCTTTCCAGCCAGCGATTGACGAACCGTCAAACATTTTGCCGTCTTCGAAGAAGTCAGCGTCTACCTGATGAGCAGGGATAGATACGTGCTGCTCTTTACCTTTGGTGTCGGTAAAACGTAAATCAACAAACTTAACTTCTAATTCTTCAAGTTGCTTTAAAACTGATTCAACTGACATTCTCAAGTCTCCGGTAGGGTAAAGGGATGTCCCTTCTATAATCTTTTAACTCAAGTCGCGCTTGAGCCAAACTTACAAGCTATATAGCGATATCTATGCCAACAATTTAAAGTGTTGATACTTAAAGGCTATATATTTTATTGCACAACAAACAATCTTGAGTTGCACCATATTGGTGCTTTTGCGTGTGGCATTTTGGTGCATTAATCCATTTTGGTGCGCACCGTTACAACACCATTTTAGTGCACGGTATCCGAGAGCAACCTTGCTACGCCCATTTATCCCGAACTCGTCGGCCCATTAAGCTCATGGACAAGCCGGATTGATATCTCAATTCTGGCTTTTGACAGCATTCGAAACCAAACAAAGCACAATGAATCTAGCACATTAGTGCGGCTTGATAATCGCCTTGGTTCACTATTTCAATCGCTCGCAATAATGTCACAAAACTGTGGCAATCTAAGCTGTTTTTCGTGGAGAGTGAATAGAGTGGATTCTTGGATAATGTTTAGTTATCAATCTATTGCAGTCGTTGTTCGCAAGCGGGAATAGAGTTTGTTGAAACTGAGCCTAAAGGCATCTACTTGAGTCACTACGGAAAGGCCTGTTTTGGTGATTTGACTCTCTAAATATGCTTGGGCGAAAAAGTCTGGCGGCTTAACTTGAGTTATTCGCTATACTTATGGCGCTCTTAAGCGCATAGTCTGCTACGCCATTCCGGTGGTAAATAGTGATTTCAGCTGCTTAGTCGCACTGATGTCGAGATAAAGTGGCAAATTGCCTGCGCTTTAACGGTGCGTTTGGGTTATTTGCCTTATAGCCATAAGCGAGTCCTTAGCATAGGTCTCAAAAAATTGTTTTATAAGTGTTCAAAAATAATCCTGTGCGATATGGCCGCTCTGGAGTAGAATGTCACGCTTTTTTATGGCGACTCAACGTAGATTGCTATAACGAATATTGAAATATCCCTATTTTTGTTTGATGGTAAGAGGTTTATCCGTGCTAGAGAATTTACGTAACATCGCCATTATTGCGCACGTTGACCATGGCAAAACGACCCTGGTTGACAAGCTGCTGTCGCAATCAGGAACCCTTGCAACCCGGGGAGAAGCTACTGAGCGGGTGATGGACTCCAACGATCTTGAAAAGGAGCGTGGGATCACGATTCTGGCAAAGAATACTGCCATCAAGTGGAATGACTACCGCATTAACATCGTAGACACCCCAGGCCACGCCGACTTCGGTGGTGAGGTTGAGCGCGTGTTGTCTATGGTGGACTCAGTATTACTGCTGGTTGACGCCGTTGACGGTCCAATGCCACAGACTCGCTTCGTAACCAAGAAAGCGTTCGCTCAAGGTTTAAAGCCAATCGTTGTGATCAACAAGATTGACCGTCCTGGTGCTCGCCCTGATTGGGTTATCGACCAAGTATTCGACCTGTTCGACAACTTAGGCGCGACCGATGAGCAATTAGATTTCCCAATCGTTTATGCCTCGGCATTAAACGGTTTTGCAACTTTAGATCCGGATGAAGTGAGCGCAGATATGACGCCACTGTTCCAAACTATCGTTGAAAAAGTTTCTCCACCTGCAGCTGACGCTGAAGGTCCATTCCAGATGCAAATTTCTCAGCTCGATTACAACTCTTATGTGGGTGTTATCGGCGTGGGTCGCATCAAGCGTGGTAGTATCAAAGCAAACCAACAGGTGAGCGTGATCGGCGCCGACGGTAAAGTGCGTAACGGCAAAATGGGCCAAGTATTAGGTTACATGGGCTTAGATCGTACCGAAGTTGACGTAGCTAACGCTGGCGACATCGTTGCTATTACCGGTTTAGGCGAGCTGAAAATCTCTGATACTGTGTGTGCTGCCGGTAGCGTTGAAGCACTGCCTGCACTGTCAGTTGATGAGCCAACGCTGACCATGACTTTCCAAGTCAACACTTCACCTTTCGCAGGTAAAGAAGGTAAGTACGTGACTTCACGTAACATTCTTGAGCGTCTGCAACAGGAATTAGTGCACAACGTGGCACTGCGTGTTGAAGAAACCGACAGCCCAGACCGTTTCGCGGTATCTGGCCGTGGTGAATTACACTTATCTATCCTGATCGAAAACATGCGTCGTGAAGGTTACGAATTAGCGGTTTCTCGCCCAGAAGTTATCTTAAAAACCATCGATGGCGAACTGTGTGAGCCATATGAAACTCTGACTGTTGACGTTGAAGAAGAACATCAAGGTACAGTGATTGAGAAACTGGGTATCCGTAAAGCCGAAATGAAAGACATGCAGCTTGACGGTAAAGGTCGCGTTCGCGTTGACTTTATCATCCCAAGCCGTGGCTTAATCGGTTTCCAAACTGAGTTCTTAACTGCAACTTCTGGTACTGGTCTGATTTACCACTCATTCGATCACTACGGTCCACACAAAGGTGGCGATATCGGTCAACGCGCTAACGGCGTACTGATCTCTAACGCGACCGGTAAGGCGCTGACATTCGCACTGTTCGGTCTGCAGGATCGCGGTCGTCTGTTTATCGGCCACGCTGCCGAAGTTTACGAAGGTCAAGTTGTGGGTATCCACTCACGTTCAAACGACCTGACAGTTAACTGTCTGAAAGGTAAGCAGCTGACCAACATGCGTGCTTCTGGTACTGACGAAGCTCAAGTACTGACTACGCCAATCACCTTAACTCTTGAGCAAGCACTTGAGTTTATCGATGATGACGAATTAGTAGAAGTAACGCCTAAGAGCATCCGTGTTCGTAAGAAACATTTAACTGAAAATGACCGTAAACGCGCTAGCCGTGGTTAATGGTGGTTGTGGCCGTCCATGACAGCCACACAGTGAATAAAAAGCCCCGCTAAGGTAACTTGGCGGGGCTTTTGTTTACTTATGTATTTGAATTCAGTGATTCTGATGACCTTTTTAGCGCGTGGCGCAAAATGGCAATGCCGCAGATGGCGCTCGAGATCAGTAAAATAAACTCTCGATAATGATTCGCTATGGATATGGTTGAAGAATAGGCAGCGCCAGCGAGTAAATAACTCAAATTAAATAACGCTAGCACGATCAACATGGGGCCAAGAATAAGTCCGAACCAGAACCAACAATCCTTTCGTTTGTGCATAGGTTTTCCTAACCATTTGGCTGTGATTTAAGTAACTTAACAGTCTACGCTACGCGCTTCAATCTTCAATTTTTCCCTTACGATACTGCTGTTGCCATTGCTTAGGGGAAAATCCTGTCCAGGTTTTAAAGTGGCGACTAAACACGGCGACTTCGGCATAACCGAGCTGCAATGCGAGTTCGGTGATGGTTTGTGTGCCATAACTGAGTTGCTGTTGGGCGATATTTTGCCTGACATCCTGCAGCAATTGTCGATAGCTTTGCCCCGTCTCTTTTAACCGTGTCTGTAGCGTTCTTTCGTGCATACCCAGCGCCGTCGATACCCGTTCTATACAGCATTCACCCGTGGGGAGCAGCCTGTGGATTAAGTCCCGAGCTTGATCGGCAAGGTTGTCTGGGTAGTGGCTCTGTAAAAAATGCAGATGCGATTGGAGATGTCGGTTTAGCGCTTCTTCATCGTGATAGTTACGGCCCATTAATTGCGATGTTTTGAGCACCACACCATCAAAGGGTTCGCGAAAACGCGCCAGATGAGCGAAACGTTGGGAGCCGATATCGCTTGGTTTGTTTTGACAGAAATGCAAGGGAAGAGTGCTGATATTGATATTGAGCAGGCTCGAAACAAACATCGCCAGCTGTGCCACACTCATTTGCATCAGTTGATCAATGCCCCTAGGGCTATGGACATTGATCGATAGCACGAGACGCACTATGTCTCCCTGCGGTTGCAGTTGCAGTGAGACACCAGAGGCATGCAGATACAAATAGTCATTTACCCTAGCAAGCGCATCGGCCACTGTGGCCGCACGCGAGACTAACATGGGCAGATCCCCGAGTACGAGCAAGGTTTGCCGTTGAGCCAACATTAAGCCAAATAAGGGTTGCTGACAGCGTTGGGCGGCAATTTCTAATAACTCGGCTAAGCGTGGATAGGCGATATAGGTGTTGGGATCGCGAAACTGTGCCTGACGCAGGCCCGCTTGCTGGATCATTTCGATGGGGTTTTCCCCCAATTCTAGGACTAATTGCTCAAATTGAGCGACGGCTCCGCTTCGGACTAGGTACATGGGACGCTTAGCTCACTTTGTTATAAGACTCGTAAAATATCAAATTTGGCTCGTATAAAGTCAAGATGATGCGCAATTTATCATCTAAATTAACATTGCCTTAATAATTAAATTGATAAATACAAAAGAGGACAGCTATGCGTTTATTGAATAAAACTGCCGTGGTGACTGGGGCTGCCGGGGGCATAGGGCAGGCCATCATTCGTAAACTGCTCGACGAAGGGGCTAGCGTCGTTGCCGCCGATCTGTCTGCCGATGCGCTGAAAGTATTTGATGATTTTCCTGCCGACAAGCTGTCAATCTTTAGCGTAGATGTCACCGATTACAGCCAAGTTGAGGCTATGGTCAAGCATGCGGCCAAGCAGTTTGGCCAGCTCGATATTCTGATCAATAACGCGGGTATTGGTTTGGCTAAACCGCTGTTACAGCATGATCCTATTAATGATTTTGAACCTGTCACCAATGTTAACCAAAGAGGTGTATATCACGGCATCCTCGCTGGTGGGCGCCAATTCCAAGCCCAAGGCACTCGGGGTGTGATCCTCAATACCTCTTCTGTTTATGCGCAAATCGCCTCAGAAATGACCTTCACCTACAACGTCAGTAAAGCGGCCGTCGATATGATGACCAAATGCGCCGCGCTTGAGTTTGCACCGCTTGGCGTGCGGGTCTGTGCCGTGGCGCCGGGCCGTGTCGATACACCTATGTTGCGTCAGTATGAGGCGCTGGGACTGTGGGAACACATTCGCAAAGAACAAATGCGCCAAGAATTTACCCAACCGAATGAGATTGCCGATGTGGTGGCGTTTCTCGTCAGTGATGAGGCCAATTGCATCAATGGTTGCACAGTGAACGCCTCCGACGGTTTTGAAAACTTTAAATATCCACTGCTGGGGTAGTGGTAGCTCGACCCATAAACACTATAACAACAATGAGGAATGCAAACATGGCTCTACCAGAAGTGATTAATCATCAAGACCTTTTATTAACCCTCAATACCAACGAAGAACAGATCATCAAAGATGCCCTACCAGGCGTCGACGTGTACCCGTTATTTTTAGACCCTGAAAATGGAATTTGGGTGATCCGTGCCAAGTTTAAGCCGGGCATCACCTTGCCAAAGCATTTTCACACGGGTGTAGTGCATTTCTATACTCTAGCTGGGCGCTGGAACTATGTTGAATACCCAGACCAACCGCAAACTGCGGGCAGCTATTTATACGAACCAGGCGGTTCAATCCACACTTTCCACTGCCCCGCCGATTCAGAGGGTGCCGATGGGGTGATGGTCATCTCTGGGGCGAATATTAACTTTGATGATGATGGTAACTTAATGTTTATTATGGATTCAGGTTGGATTGAGCAGGCACTCTTAGCGGCTGCAAAAGCACAGGGGATTAAGCCTCGTTATATCAAGCCTGGTGCGTTAGCACGTATGAGTGATGCGGAATAGGAACCTTGCTATGAGCTTGATGACTATGCCAACGATGAATGCCATCGTTATGCAGGATGGTGAAGTCAGCCTGCAACAGGTCGATTTACCCAAGCCACAGGCGGGCCAAGTGTTGGTGCGTAGCCTTGCTTGTGGTATTTGTGGCTCGGATATTCATATCACGCGACACTACAACGAAGTATTTGATTTTTATCGTCAGCTTGGGGTGATGCCCGAAGGCGTCGATAAGCATGCCGCTGTGATGCTCGGCCATGAGTTTTGTGCCGAAATCGTCGAGTTTGGCCCACAAACTCAGCAAGCCTTGGCGCTAGGAACACGGGTGACCTCAGTTCCGATTCTGATGAGCCAAA encodes the following:
- a CDS encoding 2,4'-dihydroxyacetophenone dioxygenase family protein — translated: MALPEVINHQDLLLTLNTNEEQIIKDALPGVDVYPLFLDPENGIWVIRAKFKPGITLPKHFHTGVVHFYTLAGRWNYVEYPDQPQTAGSYLYEPGGSIHTFHCPADSEGADGVMVISGANINFDDDGNLMFIMDSGWIEQALLAAAKAQGIKPRYIKPGALARMSDAE
- a CDS encoding AraC family transcriptional regulator gives rise to the protein MYLVRSGAVAQFEQLVLELGENPIEMIQQAGLRQAQFRDPNTYIAYPRLAELLEIAAQRCQQPLFGLMLAQRQTLLVLGDLPMLVSRAATVADALARVNDYLYLHASGVSLQLQPQGDIVRLVLSINVHSPRGIDQLMQMSVAQLAMFVSSLLNINISTLPLHFCQNKPSDIGSQRFAHLARFREPFDGVVLKTSQLMGRNYHDEEALNRHLQSHLHFLQSHYPDNLADQARDLIHRLLPTGECCIERVSTALGMHERTLQTRLKETGQSYRQLLQDVRQNIAQQQLSYGTQTITELALQLGYAEVAVFSRHFKTWTGFSPKQWQQQYRKGKIED
- a CDS encoding SDR family NAD(P)-dependent oxidoreductase, which translates into the protein MRLLNKTAVVTGAAGGIGQAIIRKLLDEGASVVAADLSADALKVFDDFPADKLSIFSVDVTDYSQVEAMVKHAAKQFGQLDILINNAGIGLAKPLLQHDPINDFEPVTNVNQRGVYHGILAGGRQFQAQGTRGVILNTSSVYAQIASEMTFTYNVSKAAVDMMTKCAALEFAPLGVRVCAVAPGRVDTPMLRQYEALGLWEHIRKEQMRQEFTQPNEIADVVAFLVSDEANCINGCTVNASDGFENFKYPLLG
- the typA gene encoding translational GTPase TypA; translation: MLENLRNIAIIAHVDHGKTTLVDKLLSQSGTLATRGEATERVMDSNDLEKERGITILAKNTAIKWNDYRINIVDTPGHADFGGEVERVLSMVDSVLLLVDAVDGPMPQTRFVTKKAFAQGLKPIVVINKIDRPGARPDWVIDQVFDLFDNLGATDEQLDFPIVYASALNGFATLDPDEVSADMTPLFQTIVEKVSPPAADAEGPFQMQISQLDYNSYVGVIGVGRIKRGSIKANQQVSVIGADGKVRNGKMGQVLGYMGLDRTEVDVANAGDIVAITGLGELKISDTVCAAGSVEALPALSVDEPTLTMTFQVNTSPFAGKEGKYVTSRNILERLQQELVHNVALRVEETDSPDRFAVSGRGELHLSILIENMRREGYELAVSRPEVILKTIDGELCEPYETLTVDVEEEHQGTVIEKLGIRKAEMKDMQLDGKGRVRVDFIIPSRGLIGFQTEFLTATSGTGLIYHSFDHYGPHKGGDIGQRANGVLISNATGKALTFALFGLQDRGRLFIGHAAEVYEGQVVGIHSRSNDLTVNCLKGKQLTNMRASGTDEAQVLTTPITLTLEQALEFIDDDELVEVTPKSIRVRKKHLTENDRKRASRG